Proteins co-encoded in one Capsicum annuum cultivar UCD-10X-F1 chromosome 9, UCD10Xv1.1, whole genome shotgun sequence genomic window:
- the LOC107842926 gene encoding DNA topoisomerase 6 subunit A has protein sequence MADKNKRRRADADSDNRPFKSKLKPDSVILQTLKTLKSSAAASKTLTLSDVGLSSTCREVSDLPIDEVQSEIESLAYRIASSILSGEGFSFSVPSRSAANQLYVSELDRIVLKDKSSVRNFGNVSTVRKATITLRILQLVHQLCTSNIHVTKRDLFYTDVKLFQDQTQSDGVLDDISCIVGCTRSSLNVVAAEKGVVVGRLMFSDNGDMIDCTKMGMGGKAIPPNIDRVGDMQSDALYILLVEKDAAFMRLSEDRFYNRFPCIIVTAKGQPDVATRLFLRKMKMELNLPVLALVDSDPYGLKILSVYGCGSKNMSYDSGNLTTPDIKWLGIRPSDLDKYKIPEQCRLPMTEQDIKTGKDLLEEDFVKKNPAWVEELNLMVKTKQKAEIQALSSFGFQYLSEVYLPLKLQEQDWI, from the coding sequence ATGGCCGACAAGAATAAACGCCGGCGAGCCGACGCCGATTCCGATAACCGTCCATTCAAATCCAAACTAAAACCCGATTCCGTCATCCTCCAAACCCTAAAAACCCTAAAATCCTCCGCCGCCGCCTCCAAAACCCTAACCCTCTCCGACGTCGGCCTCTCCTCCACCTGCCGTGAAGTCTCCGATCTCCCAATCGATGAAGTCCAATCCGAAATCGAATCTCTCGCATATCGTATCGCCAGCTCCATTCTCTCCGGCGAAGGCTTCTCCTTCTCCGTCCCTTCCCGTTCCGCCGCTAATCAACTCTACGTATCCGAACTCGACCGCATTGTCCTCAAAGACAAATCATCAGTTCGAAACTTCGGTAACGTATCCACCGTTCGTAAAGCAACAATCACTCTCCGGATTCTCCAGCTTGTTCATCAGTTATGCACAAGTAACATACATGTAACTAAGCGTGATTTGTTCTACACGGATGTTAAGTTGTTTCAGGATCAGACGCAGTCTGATGGCGTTTTAGATGATATTTCGTGTATTGTGGGATGCACTAGATCGAGCCTGAATGTCGTTGCTGCTGAGAAGGGAGTTGTTGTAGGGAGGTTGATGTTTAGCGATAATGGAGATATGATTGATTGTACGAAAATGGGAATGGGAGGGAAAGCTATACCTCCGAATATCGATAGAGTTGGTGATATGCAGAGTGATGCATTGTACATACTGTTGGTTGAGAAAGATGCTGCGTTTATGAGATTGTCTGAAGATCGATTTTATAATCGATTTCCGTGCATTATTGTTACGGCAAAAGGGCAACCGGATGTGGCGACTAGGTTGTTTCTGAGGAAGATGAAGATGGAGTTGAATTTGCCAGTTCTAGCATTGGTGGACAGTGATCCATATGGGTTGAAGATATTGTCTGTATATGGGTGTGGATCGAAGAATATGTCGTATGATAGTGGGAACTTGACTACACCGGATATTAAGTGGTTGGGTATTAGACCGAGTGATTTGGATAAGTATAAGATACCGGAGCAATGTAGGTTGCCGATGACTGAACAAGATATTAAGACGGGGAAGGATTTGTTGGAGGAGGATTTTGTGAAGAAGAATCCGGCTTGGGTTGAAGAGTTGAATTTGATGGTGAAGACTAAGCAAAAGGCTGAGATTCAGGCGTTGAGTTCGTTTGGATTTCAGTATCTGTCTGAAGTGTATTTGCCATTGAAGCTTCAAGAACAAGATTGGATATGA
- the LOC107842925 gene encoding pentatricopeptide repeat-containing protein At5g02830, chloroplastic translates to MREALVILPSSSITLPPNSSSTPPSHHRTTAKPKPKFRPKQKPNHSLSRFINSQSPLLYTLRWDSPSANHGNCNSLKYYAELASKLAQDGRFNDLLMIAESIVVSGVNAAEFVDLLNVKLVSAGIVRLLEEGKIGSIVELLNGAQQLGIDPSKLLDGAAVNALSQECRRTMECGQIEEVVSLMETLKGCGMPIKDLVKPSEILRLCVSQRKPNAAVRYAHFFPHVDVLICTVILEFGKKGDLASALTVFEASKQNEDTPNLYIYRAIIDVCGLCGDYLKSRSIYEGLITSKFTPNIYVFNSLMNVNSCDLSYTLDIYKQMQKLGVPADLTSYNILLKSCCLATRVDLAKEIYGELKHLEMAGALKLDVFTYSTLIKVFADARMWQMALEIKKDMLSAGVTPNIVTWSSLVSACANAGLVDQAIQLFEEMLQAGCEPNSQCYNILLHACVEACQYDRAFRLFRSWKEHALPKDNCEDFGSKMKNNSNLSPKLMVSASIPTHTSASPHGRFSTRVPFRPTTATYNILMKACGSDYYRAKALMEEMKKVGLSPNNISWSILIDICGGSGNVEGALQILRAMREAGIQPDVVTYTTIIKVCVENKDFKSAFSLFAAMKRYQIKPNMVTYNTLLRARSRYGSLQEVQQCLAIYQEMRKAGYKPNDYYLKQLIEQWCEGVIQNDNQRKYSFSARNRTDLGPESMILEKVAEHLQKDSANSISINVRGLSKVEARIVVLAVLRMIREKYTAGDSIKDDVQIFLGVREVGIRAVKHESVVKEAIIKLLQHDLGLEVISAAPRIGNNRNQDAIHHPDRHSNVEENTERVTLRANVHSPTRRPAVLQKLRITKESLQSWLTRRLDASTVQ, encoded by the exons ATGAGAGAAGCACTGGTAATACTTCCATCTTCTTCCATTACTCTCCCGCCCAATTCCTCCTCTACTCCTCCTTCCCACCACCGCACCACCGCCAAGCCCAAGCCCAAATTCAGGCCCAAACAAAAGCCCAATCATTCTCTATCTCGCTTCATTAATTCTCAATCTCCACTGCTATACACACTACGATGGGATTCCCCTTCAGCTAATCACG GTAACTGTAATAGTCTCAAATACTATGCCGAGTTGGCGTCGAAGCTTGCCCAGGATGGTAGGTTCAATGATTTGTTGATGATCGCGGAGAGCATTGTGGTTTCGGGAGTGAATGCAGCAGAATTCGTGGATTTGTTGAATGTGAAGCTTGTTTCGGCTGGGATTGTTCGTCTGCTTGAAGAAGGAAAGATAGGGAGCATTGTTGAGCTTCTGAATGGTGCTCAGCAGCTTGGAATTGATCCTTCAAAGCTGCTTGATGGAGCTGCTGTAAATGCACTTTCTCAAGAGTGTAGGCGGACTATGGAATGTGGCCAAATCGAGGAAGTTGTGAGCTTGATGGAAACTCTTAAAG GGTGTGGTATGCCAATTAAGGATTTAGTGAAGCCATCTGAGATTCTAAGACTTTGTGTCAGCCAAAGAAAGCCAAATGCAGCAGTAAG GTATGCACATTTTTTTCCACATGTGGACGTTCTGATCTGTACCgtaattcttgaatttgggaagaaaGGCGATTTGGCATCTGCGCTAACTGTCTTTGAAGCATCCAAGCAGAATGAGGACACCCCGAATTTGTATATCTACCGTGCAATAATAGATGTTTGTGGTCTTTGTGGTGACTACTTGAAGTCCAGGTCCATATATGAG GGGTTAATCACTAGCAAGTTTACACCAAACATTTATGTCTTCAACAGCCTCATGAATGTAAATTCCTGTGACTTGAGTTACACCTTGGACATATACAAGCAAATGCAA AAACTAGGTGTTCCAGCTGATTTGACATCTTATAATATCCTTCTGAAGTCATGCTGTCTTGCTACAAGAGTTGATCTGGCCAAAGAAATTTATGGGGAACTAAAGCATTTAGAAATGGCAGGAGCATTGAAATTGGATGTCTTCACATACAGCACTTTAATTAAG GTATTTGCAGATGCAAGAATGTGGCAGATGgcacttgaaataaaaaaagatatgctATCGGCTGGCGTCACTCCCAACATTGTCACTTGGTCTTCATTGGTCAGTGCCTGTGCCAATGCAGGCCTGGTAGACCAAGCCATTCAGCTATTTGAAGAGATGCTTCAGGCTGGTTGTGAACCTAATTCACAATGTTACAACATTCTTCTTCATGCGTGTGTTGAAGCCTGTCAATACGACAGGGCCTTTCGGCTATTCAGGTCCTGGAAGGAACATGCGCTGCCGAAGGACAATTGTGAAGATTTTGGTAGCAAGatgaaaaataatagtaatcTCTCCCCCAAACTTATGGTTTCTGCTAGTATACCCACCCATACATCTGCTTCACCTCATGGACGTTTCTCTACGAGGGTTCCTTTTAGACCTACTACTGCTACCTATAATATTCTGATGAAGGCCTGCGGAAGTGATTATTACCGAGCGAAAGCTTTGATGGAAGAGATGAAGAAAGTAGGTCTTTCTCCCAACAATATAAGCTGGTCTATTTTGATTGACATCTGTGGAGGCTCAGGAAATGTAGAGGGTGCTCTGCAG ATTTTGAGAGCCATGCGAGAGGCTGGTATTCAACCTGATGTGGTAACCTATACAACAATTATCAAG GTTTGCGTGGAAAATAAAGATTTCAAGAGTGCATTTTCATTGTTTGCAGCAATGAAAAGATATCAGATAAAACCAAATATG GTCACATATAATACACTTCTTAGAGCTCGTAGCCGATATGGATCTTTACAGGAAGTACAACAATGCTTAGCTATATATCAGGAAATGCGGAAAGCAGG GTATAAACCCAATGATTACTATCTCAAGCAACTAATTGAGCAGTGGTGTGAAGGCGTAATCCAAAATGATAATCAGAGGAAGTACAGCTTCAGCGCTCGAAACAGAACCGATTTAGGCCCTGAAAGTATGATTCTCGAGAAAGTTGCAGAACACTTGCAGAAGGACAGTGCAAATAGTATATCCATTAACGTTCGGGGGCTTAGTAAG GTTGAAGCCCGGATAGTGGTTCTTGCGGTTTTGAGAATGATCAGAGAGAAGTACACTGCAG gAGATTCAATTAAAGATGACGTGCAAATCTTTCTAGGAGTCCGAGAAGTAGGTATACGTGCTGTCAAACATGAAAGTGTAGTTAAGGAAGCAATAATCAAACTTTTGCAACATGATTTGGGACTTGAGGTAATTTCAGCAGCACCAAGAATTGGAAACAACAGAAACCAGGATGCAATACACCATCCGGACAGGCATTCAAATGTGGAAGAAAACACAGAAAGAGTTACTTTACGAGCAAATGTTCACTCTCCAACTAGGAGACCAGCGGTTTTGCAGAAATTGAGGATAACTAAGGAATCACTGCAATCCTGGCTAACAAGAAGGTTAGATGCTTCTACAGTGCAATGA